The Kineococcus mangrovi region GCAACCGTCCGCGGGAGGACCCCGCGACGACGGTCACGTGCAACCCGGTGGCCTCGATGCGCCGGGCGACGTCGGCGATGGCCGACCGCGTCCGCGCCGTGTACCCGCCCGTCGCGGCGACCCGGACCCGGACGGCGTCGACAGGAGCGGTCAGACCCCACTCCTCGGCGTTGCGCAGGGAAGCGATGGCCGTCGTGGCGCTGCGCCCCGCCGACGTCACCGGGCTGCCGGTTCCGTTGAACGTGCCGGGCAAGGTGTCCGCCGGTTCGCCGTAGCCCAGCGGCAGTCCCGCCGGTCCCTGAGTCACCGGGCTCAGCTCGGCGTCCGTGTACCCGCCCACCGGGTAGGGCGTGGTGTCGAAGGGATCGGTTCCCGGCGAGGGCTCGGCGGTGGTGGCCGCCGTCGGTGACGACAGGTCGGCTTCTGCCCCCGGGGCCGTCGCCGCCCCCGGAGCCGGATCGGCCTCCGCCGGTCCGCCACCTCCCGTCCCCTGCGTCGACGTCCGCGGCGCGCTGCGGGCCCGGGCGCCGGAGTACCCCTCCACCCCGAGCACCGTCCGCACGGCCCGGCCGCGCCCGTCGAGGGACGTCCGCGGTGTGGTCTCGCTCTGCGTGGTGACGGGGGTCCGCCGTGCGGCCCCGCTGAGCGGTCCGAGCGGGTCGTACAGCGGCAGCCCCCAGTACCAGGGCTCGCCGGCGGTCGGGTCGCTTCCCGGCCAGGAGGCTCGCAGGGTCCGGGGGTCCGCGCTGGACAGCTCCCCGTGCACGTCGCCGTCGTAGACGGTGCGCGCGGCCCCCGTCGCGGCAGCCGCACCCGCCCGGGTCAGGTCGGCCGCGGCGCCCTCGACGTCTCCCGTCCCGGCCCGGTCCAGGACGGCGGCGGCGACACCGCCGGGGACGGCCAGGACGTCGACTTCGACGTGCACGTGTGCCGTGGCCGCTGCGTCCTCAGGCAGCAGCACGGGGACCGGACGGGACACGACGGCGCTCTCGACGAGACCCGCGAGGCCTTCGCCCGACGGGTGGGTGCGGCCGGGATCCCACGACGGGTGGGCCGCACCGATCTGGTCGTCCGCCTGGGCGAGGGGGTCGAGGAAGGCACCCGCATCGCCCAGGAGCGCCCGTTCGGCGGTGGGGTCCACCAGGACGAGGGAGGTGTTCGCGACCGCGGCCAGGGGGAGCGGGACCCGCAGGACACCCTCGCCGGCGGCAGCCGTCACCTCGGGGGCGGCCGGGCCGACTCCGAAGGTGTCACGCAGATCGCGCGCCAGGTCCACCGAACGCGCCTCACCGACGTCCCCGTCGGAACTCACGGCGCGCGGTCTCTGCCCCGTCTGCCCCGACCACCGGCTCCAGTCGAGGGCGTAGTCACGGGTCGCGGTCGTCACGGTGTCTCGACCGCCGGCTGTCCGGGTGGTCACGGTCACCCCGGCGCGGACCACCTGCGTGACCGCTGCGGTCGGCGACGCCGTCGCACCGGGGGGAAGGAGCGCCGGGTCCGACAGGTCGACCGTCAAGACGCCCTTGGCAGAACCCGTGGCGGGCAACAGGACCGTCCCCACCGGCGCGGCCACGTCGACCCCGGGCACGGCAGCCACCTGCTGCACCTGACGCAGGCTCAGGTGGTTCCCGCCGGCGGCCGCCCCGAGGGTCGAGGGGCGCAGGGTCCGCCCGGTGGTGTCCGGGGCGCTCGCGGTGACGACCAGGTCGTACCTGCCTCGGGCCCGGTCCTGCAGGGACTGGGACAGCGATGCCGCAGCGCGGCTGTCGAGGGCGGCCGACAGCAGCAGGACGGCGGCGCTCACGACGAACGCCAGCAGGCGCAACCGGTCTCGTGCGAGTCGGCGCAACCCACCTGGCAGCGGTCCCGGGCCGGTCCTCACGAGAACGCGGTCCGCTCGTCGGCCGCATCGACGAGACCCGGGTCGTGGCTGGTGACGAGGACGGCCGTTCCCCGGTCGGCGGTCGCCCGCAGCAGGTCGATGACCCCGTCGGCGGTGGTCCGGTCCAGGCTCGCCGTCGGCTCGTCGGCCAGCACCGCGGCTGGGCTGAGCAGCAGGGCCCGCGCCAGGGCCACGCGCTGACGTTCTCCGCCCGAGAGGCCGGCCGTGCGGCGCGTGGCGAGTTGCCGCACGCCCAGCCGGTCCAGCAGGTCCAGCGCCCGTGGGCGCAGCTGCCGGGTCTGACGGGTCGGGACGGCCGGTACGAGGACGTTCTCCAGGACGCTCAGACCGGGTAGCAGGTGCGCGCCCTGGTCCAGGTAACCGACGGAGCGGCGCCGCAGCGCGGGCAGCTCGCGGTCGGGGACGTCGAGGACGGACCGCCGCGACCAGTGCACCGTTCCGGCGCGTGGCACCAGTTGACCGGCGGCGACGCGCAGCACGCTGGTCTTGCCGGAACCGCTGCGACCGGCCAGGCAGTGCAGGACGCCCGCCGCCACGGACAGGTCCAGCCCCTGCACGATGAGCAGAGGGGGCAGACCCCGCCGGGTGAAGCAGATCTCGACCCCCCGCAGCTGCACGGGGAGGGACACGTCCCCGTCCACCTCGGCACTCCGCTGCCCGGCGTCGAGCACGTCGCCCCCCGTCGCCCATCCTCCTGGTCCGTGCGGTCGACTCTGCCCCATCGGCGTGGACGCGGGGTCCGGTCCGGTGGATCCGGTCCCCGGGCGCCTGCCGCGGGCCCGTGGCACTTCCCTGCTCAGCGCACCACCACCTGGGTGCCCATCGGCATCTGGTTCGTCGACCAGATCATGTCCATCGCCGCGTTGGTGACGCGGGCGCACCCGTGCGACGCGGGATAGCCGGGCACGTGGGCGGCTCCGTGCACCGCGATGCCCTGGGAGGGGTCGAAGTAGCGCGGGCGGTACAACCGCCCCAGAGCCGCGACCCGGACGCCGTCGACCGTGCGGTACACGTGGAAGCTCCCGGCGGGAGTATCGGCCAGGGCGGTGCGCCCGTCGGGGAAGCGGTAGCGCTGGAAGCTGCCGGTCGAGGTGTGCAGGACCGTGGTGACGCGACCGCCGTCGGCGAACGTGAGGGTGCCGGCAGCGCGGTCGATCTCCACCGAGTGACCCGTCCGGACGGAGACCCGCGGCACCACGCCACGGTCCAGGGCGGTGCGGGTGGCCGGTCCGAGGATGCCGTCCCGGTGCAGACCAGCTGCGCCCTGCAGCGCCATCACGGCCTGCCGGGTCAGCTCTGCGTAGTGACCGTCGGGGTTTCCCAGCCAGTAGCCCAGCGCCGTCAGGCGCTGCTGCGCGGCCAGGACCCGGGCCCCCTGGGAACCGACCTCGAGGACGCCACCGGGGGAGGTGGTCGAGCCCACGGGAACGGTCGCGGACACGGAGGCGAACCGGGGGGCGAGCACGGGGGCGCTCGCGTCGGCCTGGGAGCTGAGGGCCGCACCGCACGCGGCTACGGCGGCGGTGCAGGCGAGGAGCCGCAGGGCGAGTCGACGCCCGGTTGAACGGGGCGACGGGTGCGTGGGCAGGGACTTCGTGCTCATGGGATGCGGGTTCTTCCGGCTTCTGCGGCGTTCCTGATCGCCGAGGCGGATTCCCCGGCGGTGGGAGGACGCGCACGATCCCGTTCTCGTTGCACCTCGCGTGGACAGGGCGCCGGACACGCCGGGGGCGGCCACAGCGGAGGTGCCCGCCGACGAGGGCCGGCTCACGACCGAGGGGGACGTGTGGGCCGACAGCGGGCTTCGCGTCTGCACGTCGTCGCGGGGCAGGGAGTTCTCCTGCGAGAACTGTCTGCCCGGGTCCGCGTCGACGTCCGCGTCGGTCACCGGGAGGAGCGACACCTGCTGCCGGGACGTGACACCACCGCCTTCCTCCTGCGGATGCGACGCGACGATCGTGGCATCCGGATCAACGACGATGCGCCCCTCCTGCAGGACCGGTGAGGCGATCGACCAGACCTGCGCACGGGCCGCGGCTGTGGCGGTGCGCAGCGCCGCCAGACCGGTCCGCGCGTCCTGCACGAGTCTGGTGATCAGCCGGAGGACCGTGAGGTCGAAGTCGACCGGGCCGAACAGTCGGGGCTGGGCGCGCGCGACGCCGGTGTCGGCCGGGTGCACCCGGCCAGGACGTCGGTGACAGCGCGTCCGCAGCGAGGGCGATCACAGCGCAGGGGATGGCGGTGATGCCTTCGCGCTGGGTGACCCGGTCGAGCGTGGCGTCGACCGCCGTCGACTCCACGCCCCGGACGCCGAGGACCACTGCTCGCGCGGTGAGGCACCACCCCGCGGAGGGAGGAAGGTCGTCAGCGCGGCGGCAACCGCGTGCAGGGCGGCGGCACCGAGACGGTGGCTCCGGCGGCCCGTCGTCGGCCTCGTGAACGGAAGACTCGGGGTCGGGTGCTTCGCCGACGCGCGGTGGCGAGGTGGACGACCGATCGGTCGCACCACATCGCTGTGCTCACCGCTGGTCGCCACCCGTCCATGACGCCCGTCCGCTCGCCCGGCCGGGGGTGAACGTCGCAGTCGTGGCGCACTGCGGGCGACGTCGCGGTCAACCCGCGTCGTGGGTACCGACGGGGGCGGCCGACCCCTGCTCAACCCGGGGACCGCCACCGACGTCCTGAGGCAGCGCACGCAGGTGGTCCGCGAGGGCCCGCAGCCGACGAGCGGTCTCCCAGCGGAACGCCCGCAGCGCCACGAACTCGACGGGCCGGCGCAGCGGCGCCGGCGCCCCCGTGAACGTGAGGGTGTAGACCACCTCGCTGCGCCCGTCGTCGAGGTCGCGGTGCCGCATCGAGGCCGCCCACGCCTCGAAGAACGGCGAGCGCGAGGTCAACGTCACCGCGGCCAGGTCGGGACGGCGGAACGTCACGTACCGGGTGCGGAACGAGAGCCCGCCCAGGGACCAGCGGGCGCGGCACACCGCCTCCACGCCGCGGGTGGGCTCGGCACCGCCGACGGTGAACGCCTCGCGCAGCAGCGTGTCCCAGGCCAGCCGGTGCGGGTAGTCGTGGACCAC contains the following coding sequences:
- a CDS encoding ABC transporter ATP-binding protein, producing MSLPVQLRGVEICFTRRGLPPLLIVQGLDLSVAAGVLHCLAGRSGSGKTSVLRVAAGQLVPRAGTVHWSRRSVLDVPDRELPALRRRSVGYLDQGAHLLPGLSVLENVLVPAVPTRQTRQLRPRALDLLDRLGVRQLATRRTAGLSGGERQRVALARALLLSPAAVLADEPTASLDRTTADGVIDLLRATADRGTAVLVTSHDPGLVDAADERTAFS
- a CDS encoding L,D-transpeptidase family protein codes for the protein MSTKSLPTHPSPRSTGRRLALRLLACTAAVAACGAALSSQADASAPVLAPRFASVSATVPVGSTTSPGGVLEVGSQGARVLAAQQRLTALGYWLGNPDGHYAELTRQAVMALQGAAGLHRDGILGPATRTALDRGVVPRVSVRTGHSVEIDRAAGTLTFADGGRVTTVLHTSTGSFQRYRFPDGRTALADTPAGSFHVYRTVDGVRVAALGRLYRPRYFDPSQGIAVHGAAHVPGYPASHGCARVTNAAMDMIWSTNQMPMGTQVVVR
- a CDS encoding SRPBCC family protein encodes the protein MSAHAVVRQVLPVPAAVAFDVVHDYPHRLAWDTLLREAFTVGGAEPTRGVEAVCRARWSLGGLSFRTRYVTFRRPDLAAVTLTSRSPFFEAWAASMRHRDLDDGRSEVVYTLTFTGAPAPLRRPVEFVALRAFRWETARRLRALADHLRALPQDVGGGPRVEQGSAAPVGTHDAG